From a single Lentimicrobium sp. L6 genomic region:
- a CDS encoding T9SS type A sorting domain-containing protein translates to MNLKNKLIIFFTLVFSMQSFTQNNFNTSMASELHEKYWFYRERLKYFVLPGEGPGNSVVFGSRNHWESEKVSVGDQTIKLGWYLSVLATEYKLLGNQSLERDQTLTELYYAIKAFERLDLCETYDPWFKNVAYKDGFFMRCDIQLVNGEAEPDYNHLNFGMNQEDDFKSRPPGLPAYISDVHFDGNTSQHKKAEAMSQDQAAVMIMGFGMVIKCMPWGDITFNNTLTGEENFPYNFVQNAITNVNNIGDYIGNVDLSNGPAYFSFDDMDEEEGIYWEILFNRILPNPLPAVDVASYWTIFDPNQELVNRGPWVYFFRWGFSEAIRKLTGHTIPTSFLNDCTNGDGSELWWGFSMFAPAGNHYNRVNASTLAAIANSWDQAFTNTDGRINDLLNNENHQYLYLLAYILFQGPDDDANTEYINDGTGLSGSFNGEENSEAVIHEMLETAPWCGPYQFKPEGGDDYIHFDFCDCEIYRRAGNGWASGNRFRSYVSEQYGEDWIEQGRGSSPGLDYMLLYNLFHYYLNWWYGWDYGYIPYRNMLNSVSSQDYPYQEDGVTYGNVNNPANLRAFHSFTDNGVVSSNGDLNLVAGEMIKLTPGFHVVPGGRFSAKIEEFDCWDKAQNSKSTQFADNNYIQYEWEDLPDNSSFTSSNEEAKNIDKSSIVDSENVFVVIPNPANNQLHFEFSNRSGLSYQITIRDAYGKTAQIEPNYHSGTTIDISALSNGLYIAEVVIDNQVYQEKFVVL, encoded by the coding sequence ATGAATTTGAAGAATAAACTTATTATATTTTTTACTCTAGTTTTTTCAATGCAATCTTTTACTCAAAATAATTTTAATACCTCTATGGCTTCTGAATTGCATGAGAAATATTGGTTCTATAGAGAGCGATTAAAATATTTTGTCTTACCTGGTGAAGGTCCTGGTAACAGTGTTGTATTTGGTTCAAGAAACCATTGGGAAAGTGAAAAAGTTAGTGTTGGAGACCAAACAATTAAATTAGGTTGGTATTTATCTGTACTTGCGACAGAATATAAGCTATTAGGGAATCAGTCTTTAGAAAGGGATCAGACTTTGACAGAATTGTATTATGCAATAAAAGCTTTTGAAAGATTGGACTTATGCGAAACATATGATCCATGGTTTAAAAATGTGGCTTATAAAGATGGTTTTTTTATGAGGTGTGATATTCAGTTGGTTAACGGAGAAGCAGAACCTGATTATAATCATTTAAACTTTGGTATGAATCAAGAAGACGATTTTAAAAGTAGGCCACCTGGTTTGCCTGCATATATTAGTGATGTTCATTTTGATGGAAATACTTCTCAACATAAGAAGGCTGAAGCAATGAGTCAAGATCAAGCTGCTGTAATGATTATGGGATTTGGTATGGTAATCAAGTGTATGCCTTGGGGCGATATTACTTTTAATAACACATTGACAGGTGAAGAGAACTTTCCATATAATTTTGTACAGAATGCCATAACAAATGTGAATAATATTGGTGACTATATTGGCAATGTTGATTTAAGCAATGGTCCTGCGTATTTTAGTTTTGATGATATGGATGAAGAAGAGGGGATATATTGGGAGATATTATTTAATAGAATTCTTCCAAACCCATTGCCAGCTGTTGATGTGGCGAGTTATTGGACTATTTTTGATCCTAATCAAGAATTAGTAAACAGAGGCCCATGGGTATATTTTTTTAGATGGGGTTTCAGTGAAGCGATTAGGAAGTTAACGGGTCATACTATTCCAACCTCATTTCTAAATGATTGCACGAATGGTGACGGTAGTGAGCTATGGTGGGGATTTTCAATGTTTGCTCCAGCTGGTAATCACTACAACAGAGTGAATGCTTCTACATTAGCAGCTATTGCAAATTCATGGGATCAAGCATTTACTAATACAGATGGAAGAATTAATGACCTGCTAAATAATGAAAATCATCAATATTTGTATTTATTAGCCTATATCCTGTTTCAGGGTCCAGATGATGATGCAAATACTGAATATATAAATGATGGAACTGGGTTGTCAGGAAGTTTTAATGGAGAAGAAAATTCGGAAGCTGTTATACATGAAATGTTAGAAACAGCTCCTTGGTGTGGGCCTTATCAATTTAAGCCTGAGGGAGGAGATGATTATATCCATTTTGATTTCTGTGATTGTGAAATATATAGAAGGGCTGGGAATGGATGGGCTTCTGGTAATAGGTTTAGAAGTTATGTATCAGAACAGTATGGTGAGGATTGGATTGAGCAAGGTAGGGGTAGCTCACCTGGTTTAGACTATATGCTTTTATATAATCTATTCCATTACTATCTCAATTGGTGGTATGGTTGGGATTATGGATATATTCCATATAGAAATATGTTAAACTCTGTTTCTTCACAAGATTATCCATATCAGGAAGATGGAGTCACATATGGAAATGTTAATAACCCGGCAAATCTCCGAGCCTTTCATTCATTTACGGATAATGGAGTTGTGAGTTCAAATGGTGATTTAAACCTGGTGGCAGGGGAGATGATTAAGTTAACTCCTGGTTTTCATGTTGTTCCGGGTGGGCGTTTCTCAGCTAAAATAGAAGAATTCGATTGTTGGGATAAGGCTCAAAATAGCAAATCAACCCAGTTTGCCGATAATAATTATATTCAATATGAATGGGAAGACCTACCGGATAACTCAAGTTTTACTTCATCAAATGAGGAGGCTAAAAATATTGACAAAAGCAGTATCGTTGATAGTGAAAATGTTTTTGTAGTTATCCCTAATCCAGCTAATAATCAATTGCATTTTGAGTTTAGTAATCGTTCAGGTTTATCCTATCAGATCACAATTAGAGATGCATATGGTAAAACAGCCCAAATAGAACCCAATTATCATTCAGGAACTACTATAGATATCTCTGCCCTAAGCAATGGACTATATATTGCAGAGGTAGTAATAGATAATCAAGTTTATCAGGAAAAGTTTGTAGTGTTATAA